A single region of the Vibrio cyclitrophicus genome encodes:
- the ndk gene encoding nucleoside-diphosphate kinase — MALERTFSIVKPDAVKRNLVGEIYHRIEKAGLEIIAAKMVRLTEEQASGFYAEHEGKEFFPALKEFMTSGPIMVQVLEGENAIARYRELMGKTNPEEAACGTIRADYAISMRYNSVHGSDSPESADREIEFFFPESEICPRPAE, encoded by the coding sequence ATGGCTCTAGAAAGAACGTTCTCAATTGTTAAGCCAGATGCAGTTAAGCGTAACCTTGTTGGTGAAATCTACCACCGTATCGAAAAAGCAGGCCTAGAAATTATTGCTGCTAAGATGGTTCGTCTTACTGAAGAGCAAGCGAGTGGCTTCTACGCTGAACACGAAGGCAAAGAGTTCTTCCCAGCTCTTAAAGAGTTTATGACTTCTGGTCCTATCATGGTTCAAGTGCTTGAAGGCGAAAACGCTATCGCTCGTTACCGTGAACTTATGGGCAAAACAAACCCAGAAGAAGCGGCATGCGGCACTATCCGTGCTGACTACGCAATCAGCATGCGTTACAACTCAGTACATGGTAGCGACAGCCCTGAGTCTGCAGATCGCGAAATCGAATTCTTCTTCCCAGAATCTGAAATTTGCCCGCGTCCAGCTGAATAA
- the pepB gene encoding aminopeptidase PepB, whose protein sequence is MSTQMSVFLSQEAAQPQWGVRAILSFSEAGATIHIGEGHDLGAVQRAGRTLDGQGIAFVSLRGEGWDLESVWAFYQGYRGPKKKNALEWDALSEADQTELEARIRATDWTRDIINKTAEEVAPRQLATMAAEYIKSVAPAGTVKAKIVKDKDLLTEGWEGIYAVGRGSERTSAMLQLDFNPTGDENAPVFACLVGKGITFDSGGYSIKPGQFMTAMKADMGGAATITGGLGLAIERGLNKRIKLILCCAENMISGRALKLGDIITYKNGKTVEIMNTDAEGRLVLADGLMFASAQNPELIIDCATLTGAAKNALGNDYHALLSFDDELSHQALTAANQEKEGLWPLPLADFHRGMLPSNFADLSNISTGDYTPGASTAAAFLSYFVDDYKKGWIHMDCAGTYRKSASDKWAAGATGMGVRTLARLLVDQAK, encoded by the coding sequence ATGTCTACACAGATGTCAGTATTTTTAAGTCAAGAAGCTGCCCAGCCTCAGTGGGGAGTAAGAGCTATTTTATCGTTCTCAGAAGCGGGAGCGACAATTCACATTGGTGAAGGCCACGATCTAGGCGCGGTTCAACGTGCGGGTCGTACGCTTGACGGACAAGGTATCGCATTCGTTTCACTGCGTGGTGAAGGTTGGGATCTAGAAAGCGTTTGGGCTTTTTACCAAGGCTACCGTGGACCAAAGAAAAAGAATGCATTGGAATGGGATGCACTTTCAGAAGCCGATCAAACAGAGCTTGAAGCTCGTATTCGCGCAACTGACTGGACGCGTGACATTATCAATAAAACCGCTGAAGAAGTGGCACCTCGTCAACTTGCAACAATGGCTGCTGAATACATCAAGTCAGTGGCGCCAGCAGGCACTGTTAAAGCGAAGATCGTTAAAGATAAAGATCTCCTAACTGAAGGTTGGGAAGGCATCTACGCGGTAGGCCGTGGCTCTGAGCGTACATCAGCAATGCTTCAACTGGACTTCAACCCGACAGGTGACGAAAACGCACCCGTGTTCGCTTGTCTAGTGGGTAAAGGTATTACTTTTGACTCAGGCGGTTACAGCATCAAGCCTGGCCAATTCATGACAGCAATGAAGGCTGACATGGGTGGCGCTGCAACGATTACTGGCGGTTTAGGTCTTGCGATTGAACGCGGCCTGAACAAGCGCATCAAGCTTATCTTATGTTGTGCTGAAAACATGATCTCAGGTCGTGCATTGAAGCTTGGCGACATCATTACTTACAAAAATGGTAAGACTGTCGAGATCATGAATACCGATGCAGAAGGTCGTTTAGTTTTGGCTGATGGCCTGATGTTCGCAAGCGCTCAGAATCCAGAGTTGATCATCGACTGTGCAACGCTAACTGGCGCGGCTAAAAATGCATTAGGTAATGACTACCACGCACTATTGAGCTTTGATGATGAGTTATCTCACCAAGCACTAACGGCTGCAAACCAAGAGAAAGAAGGCCTATGGCCATTGCCTCTTGCTGATTTCCACCGTGGTATGCTGCCTTCAAACTTTGCTGATCTTTCTAATATCAGTACGGGTGATTACACACCGGGCGCTAGTACAGCAGCGGCATTCCTTTCTTACTTTGTAGATGACTACAAAAAAGGTTGGATTCATATGGACTGCGCGGGTACTTACCGTAAGTCAGCTAGTGACAAGTGGGCGGCAGGCGCAACGGGTATGGGTGTTCGCACACTGGCTCGTCTTCTTGTTGACCAAGCAAAATAA
- the trmG/rlmN gene encoding bifunctional tRNA (adenosine(37)-C2)-methyltransferase TrmG/ribosomal RNA large subunit methyltransferase RlmN, translated as MTTAKVNLLDFDRKGLRKFFTEELNEKAFRAEQVMKWIYHFGVDDFEQMNNINKKLREKLLHRCEIVAPIVSEAQHSADGTIKWAMSVGDQDVETVYIPDGDRATLCVSSQVGCALECKFCSTAQQGFNRNLKVSEIVGQIWRAAREIGLEKETGRRPITNVVMMGMGEPLLNMKNLIPSLELMLDDLGFSLSKRRVTVSTSGVVSGLDQMTDNIDVALAISLHAPNDALRSQIMPINDRWDIQDFLASVRRYIASSNANRGKVTVEYVLLDHVNDDMDHARELAELMKDTPCKINLIPFNPYPGSPYKKPSNSRIDRFQKTLMEYNYTVTVRKTRGDDIDAACGQLVGDVIDRTKRTKMLKAASEANLIAGDVIQVKAV; from the coding sequence ATGACCACAGCTAAAGTCAATCTACTCGATTTTGATCGTAAAGGTCTTCGTAAATTTTTCACAGAAGAACTGAATGAGAAAGCGTTTCGAGCAGAGCAAGTGATGAAGTGGATTTATCACTTCGGTGTCGATGACTTCGAACAAATGAACAACATCAACAAAAAATTACGTGAGAAACTGCTGCATCGCTGTGAGATTGTTGCACCTATTGTTTCTGAAGCTCAGCACTCTGCGGATGGCACTATTAAATGGGCGATGAGCGTTGGTGACCAAGACGTTGAAACGGTATACATCCCAGATGGTGACCGTGCGACGCTATGTGTATCTTCGCAAGTAGGTTGTGCGCTTGAATGTAAATTCTGCTCTACGGCTCAACAAGGTTTCAACCGTAACCTGAAAGTTTCAGAGATCGTTGGCCAAATCTGGCGTGCTGCACGTGAAATCGGTTTAGAGAAAGAAACGGGTCGTCGTCCAATTACTAACGTCGTAATGATGGGTATGGGTGAGCCTCTGCTAAACATGAAGAACCTAATTCCATCATTGGAGCTGATGCTTGATGATCTAGGTTTCTCACTGTCTAAGCGTCGTGTAACCGTATCAACATCTGGTGTTGTTTCTGGTCTTGATCAGATGACAGACAACATCGATGTGGCTCTGGCGATTTCTCTACACGCACCAAACGATGCACTACGTAGCCAAATCATGCCAATCAACGACCGTTGGGATATCCAAGACTTCCTAGCATCGGTTCGTCGTTACATTGCTTCTTCAAATGCTAACCGCGGTAAAGTAACGGTTGAGTACGTTCTGTTGGATCATGTGAATGATGATATGGACCACGCTCGTGAACTTGCTGAGTTAATGAAAGATACGCCTTGTAAGATCAACTTGATTCCATTTAACCCTTACCCGGGTTCGCCTTACAAGAAGCCAAGCAACTCTCGTATTGATCGCTTCCAAAAAACGCTGATGGAATACAATTACACAGTAACGGTTCGTAAAACACGTGGTGATGATATTGATGCCGCATGTGGTCAGTTAGTTGGTGATGTTATTGATAGAACCAAGCGTACTAAAATGCTGAAAGCCGCCTCTGAAGCTAACTTAATCGCAGGTGATGTGATTCAAGTAAAAGCGGTTTAA
- the hscA gene encoding Fe-S protein assembly chaperone HscA, whose product MALLQIAEPGQSAAPHQHKLAVGIDLGTTNSLVAAVRSGEASTLVDQQGRSILPSVVHYQSESYTTGDEARANAQTDPKNTIISVKRLIGRSLSDIQQRYPSLPYQFEESDNGLPVIRTEQGNKNPIQVSADILRALGQRAESTLGGELSGAVITVPAYFDDAQRAGTKDAAQLAGLHVLRLLNEPTAAAIAYGLDSGKEGVIAVYDLGGGTFDISILRLSKGVFEVLATGGDSALGGDDFDHLVADHFQEQMGLSALTAEQNRILLDAATEAKIGLSEAESVDVDVLGWSGSLTREEFEEIIKPLVKKTLLSCRRALKDAEVDADEVLEVVMVGGSTRTLLVREMVGDFFGRLPLTSINPDEVVAIGASIQADILVGNKPDSEMLLLDVIPLSLGIETMGGLVEKIIPRNTTIPVARAQEFTTFKDGQTAMTVHTVQGEREMVDDCRSLARFALKGIPPMTAGAAHIRVTYQVDADGLLSVTAMEKSTGVQAEIQVKPSYGLSDNEVASMLKDSMTFAKEDMQARALAEQRVEADRVIEGLIAAMQADGDELLDEQGKQQLVQAIEALIEVRNGDNADAIELEIKNTDKASQDFASRRMDKSIRAALSGQSVDNI is encoded by the coding sequence ATGGCACTACTTCAGATTGCAGAACCAGGGCAAAGCGCCGCTCCTCACCAGCATAAGCTTGCAGTGGGTATTGATTTAGGTACAACAAACTCGCTGGTTGCTGCAGTACGCAGTGGCGAGGCGAGCACTCTCGTTGATCAACAAGGTCGAAGCATTTTACCTTCAGTTGTTCACTACCAGTCGGAATCTTATACGACTGGCGATGAAGCTCGTGCTAACGCGCAGACTGACCCTAAAAATACCATTATCTCAGTAAAGCGATTGATTGGTCGCTCACTGTCGGATATTCAACAGCGATACCCGTCTCTGCCATATCAGTTTGAAGAAAGTGATAATGGTCTACCTGTGATTCGCACAGAGCAAGGTAACAAGAACCCAATTCAGGTTTCTGCTGATATTCTACGAGCGCTTGGCCAACGTGCTGAGTCTACGCTAGGCGGTGAGCTATCTGGTGCTGTTATTACCGTTCCTGCTTACTTTGATGATGCACAACGTGCTGGTACGAAAGACGCAGCGCAACTTGCTGGTCTTCATGTGTTACGTCTTCTTAATGAACCCACTGCCGCTGCGATTGCTTACGGCTTGGATTCGGGTAAAGAAGGGGTAATTGCTGTTTATGACTTAGGTGGTGGTACGTTTGATATCTCTATTCTACGCCTATCTAAAGGTGTCTTCGAAGTTTTAGCAACAGGCGGTGACTCAGCGTTAGGCGGCGACGACTTTGACCATTTAGTTGCGGATCATTTCCAAGAGCAAATGGGCTTATCAGCGCTAACAGCAGAACAGAACCGTATTCTTCTTGATGCAGCGACAGAAGCAAAGATTGGTCTATCTGAAGCGGAAAGCGTTGATGTTGACGTACTAGGTTGGTCTGGTTCATTAACTCGTGAAGAGTTTGAAGAGATCATCAAACCGCTCGTTAAGAAAACGCTACTTTCGTGCCGTCGTGCACTAAAAGATGCGGAAGTTGACGCGGATGAAGTTCTCGAAGTTGTGATGGTCGGCGGTTCAACTCGCACATTGCTTGTACGTGAAATGGTTGGTGATTTCTTTGGTCGTCTGCCACTAACCAGCATTAACCCCGATGAAGTGGTTGCGATTGGTGCATCGATTCAAGCGGATATCCTAGTCGGTAATAAGCCTGACTCTGAAATGCTACTTCTGGACGTAATTCCTTTATCGCTTGGTATTGAAACTATGGGTGGCTTGGTCGAAAAGATCATCCCTCGTAATACCACGATCCCTGTAGCTCGCGCACAAGAATTTACCACGTTCAAAGACGGTCAAACGGCAATGACAGTACACACTGTTCAAGGTGAACGTGAGATGGTTGATGACTGCCGTTCATTGGCTCGATTTGCTTTGAAAGGCATCCCGCCGATGACTGCAGGTGCTGCGCATATTCGTGTAACTTACCAAGTGGATGCTGATGGCCTGCTATCGGTTACCGCGATGGAGAAGAGCACTGGCGTTCAAGCTGAAATCCAAGTTAAGCCTTCTTACGGTCTAAGTGACAACGAAGTGGCTAGCATGCTGAAAGATTCGATGACGTTTGCAAAAGAAGACATGCAAGCGCGTGCTCTTGCTGAACAACGCGTAGAGGCGGATCGTGTTATCGAAGGCCTTATTGCTGCAATGCAAGCCGATGGTGATGAGCTGCTGGATGAGCAAGGCAAGCAACAACTTGTTCAAGCGATTGAAGCACTGATTGAAGTGCGCAATGGCGACAATGCTGATGCCATTGAACTAGAAATTAAGAATACCGACAAAGCGAGCCAAGACTTTGCTTCTCGTCGTATGGATAAATCAATTCGTGCTGCACTGTCAGGTCAGTCAGTCGATAATATTTAA
- the iscX gene encoding Fe-S cluster assembly protein IscX has protein sequence MSLKWIDSRDIAIELCDLYPDTDPKTVRFTDLHQWVLDLEEFDDEPNHSNEKILEAIILCWMDEMD, from the coding sequence ATGAGCTTGAAGTGGATTGATTCGCGAGATATCGCAATTGAGCTATGTGATTTATACCCAGATACTGATCCTAAAACGGTACGTTTTACCGATTTGCATCAATGGGTGTTAGACCTTGAAGAGTTCGACGACGAGCCTAATCACTCGAATGAGAAAATCTTAGAGGCTATTATTTTGTGCTGGATGGATGAGATGGATTAA
- the fdx gene encoding ISC system 2Fe-2S type ferredoxin, with the protein MPKIIVLPHEDLCPEGAVLEAKTGETVLDVALKAGIGIEHACEKSCACTTCHVVIREGFDSLEESDDLEDDMLDKAWGLEMESRLGCQAKVADTDLVVEIPKYTLNLASEDH; encoded by the coding sequence ATGCCAAAGATTATTGTTTTACCTCACGAAGATCTATGTCCAGAAGGCGCTGTTTTAGAAGCAAAAACTGGTGAGACGGTTCTTGATGTTGCATTGAAGGCCGGTATTGGTATTGAACACGCATGTGAAAAGTCGTGTGCATGTACAACATGTCACGTTGTGATTCGTGAAGGTTTTGACTCTTTAGAAGAGAGTGATGATCTAGAAGACGACATGCTAGATAAAGCATGGGGCTTAGAGATGGAATCTCGCCTTGGTTGCCAAGCTAAAGTGGCTGATACGGATCTTGTTGTAGAGATTCCAAAGTATACGTTGAACCTGGCTTCTGAAGACCACTAA